A region of Eschrichtius robustus isolate mEscRob2 chromosome 19, mEscRob2.pri, whole genome shotgun sequence DNA encodes the following proteins:
- the DHDH gene encoding LOW QUALITY PROTEIN: trans-1,2-dihydrobenzene-1,2-diol dehydrogenase (The sequence of the model RefSeq protein was modified relative to this genomic sequence to represent the inferred CDS: deleted 1 base in 1 codon; substituted 1 base at 1 genomic stop codon) produces MAISLEAANLKVFAFLAVAELALRWGIVSAGLISSDFTTLLRTLPRSGHQVVAVAARDLSRAKEFARKHDIPKAYGSYEELAKDPNVEVACIGTQHPQHKAAVLLCLAAGKAVPCEKPVGVNAAEVHEMVPEARSRGLFLMEAIWTRFFPAVEALRSVLAQGTLGDLRVVRAEFGKNLTHVHQAIDWAQAGGGLLDIGIYCLQFIIMVFGGPKPERIXAVGRRHETGVDDTVTVLLQYPGGVYGSFTCSITAQLSSMVSVSGTKGMAQILDPCWCPAELVVKGERMEFPLPPAPGKEFNFTNGMGMSYEAKHVQECLQKGLKESLVIPLAESELLADMLEEVRKATGITFPQDKH; encoded by the exons ATGGCGATTTCTCTGGAAGCAGCCAACCTGAAGGTCTTCGCGTTCCTAGCT GTTGCTGAGCTGGCGCTTCGCTGGGGCATTGTGTCAGCTGGCCTTATCTCCAGCGACTTCACGACGCTGCTGCGGACCCTGCCTCGCTCTGGGCACCAG GTGGTGGCGGTAGCGGCCCGTGACCTGAGCCGGGCGAAGGAGTTTGCGAGGAAACACGACATCCCCAAGGCCTACGGATCCTATGAGGAGCTGGCCAAGGACCCGAACGTGG AGGTGGCCTGCATTGGCACCCAACACCCCCAGCACAAGGCCGCGGTGCTGCTTTGCCTAGCAGCGGGCAAGGCTGTGCCGTGCGAGAAGCCCGTGGGCGTGAACGCCGCGGAAGTGCACGAAATGGTTCCTGAGGCCAGATCCCGAGGCCTA TTCCTTATGGAG GCCATCTGGACCCGCTTCTTTCCTGCTGTAGAGGCTCTGAGGTCTGTTCTGGCCCAGGGAACTCTGGGGGACCTTCGGGTGGTTCGGGCAGAATTTGGGAAGAATCTCACCCATGTACACCAGGCCATAGACTGGGCCCAGGCTGGAGGTGGCTTGTTAGACATTGGCATCTACTGCCTCCAGTTCATCATTATGGTCTTCGGTGGGCCGAAGCCGGAGAGGATTTAAGCTGTGGGAAGGCGCCATGAAACAG GTGTGGACGACACTGTCACTGTGCTACTCCAGTACCCAGGAGGGGTCTACGGCAGCTTCACCTGCAGCATCACTGCCCAGCTCTCCAGTATGGTCTCTGTGAGCGGTACCAAGGGCATGGCCCAG ATCCTCGACCCCTGCTGGTGTCCAGCAGAGCTGGTGGTGAAGGGGGAGCGTATGGAGTTCCCattgcccccagccccaggcaaggaGTTCAATTTTACAAATGGAATGGGCATGAGTTATGAGGCCAAGCACGTCCAGGAATGCCTGCAGAAGG GCCTGAAGGAAAGTCTTGTGATTCCTCTGGCAGAAAGTGAGCTCCTGGCTGACATGCTTGAGGAGGTGAGGAAGGCCACTGGAATCACCTTCCCCCAAGACAAACACTGA